A single Niveibacterium umoris DNA region contains:
- a CDS encoding LysR substrate-binding domain-containing protein has protein sequence MRRLPPLANLEAFDAAARLGSFLAAAETLALTPSAVSHRIRALESSLGLPLFERRHRTIALTEAGARYHAAVRDALDALARATDALHADGHRTLAVSVAPAFGRAWLVEQLTAYQGQHPHIEFALSTSTRLDPVQRGEVDLAIRFIDAVPAGLDGWKLFDETVFPVCRPGQAAALTHPADLLHTRLLRHPLLSWAAWFAAAGVSAAEPAEGPRFDDGALMLDACAAGQGVALATSTLAAPLLASGRLVRPFPTELAQGCYHLIAAPAAREKRWVVDFARWLCATAHSHGHAC, from the coding sequence ATGCGCCGATTGCCGCCGCTGGCGAATCTTGAAGCCTTCGATGCGGCGGCACGGCTGGGCAGTTTCCTCGCCGCGGCTGAAACCCTGGCGCTGACGCCTTCGGCGGTCAGCCACCGCATCCGCGCGCTCGAATCCAGCCTTGGATTGCCGCTCTTCGAGCGCCGCCACCGCACCATTGCGCTGACCGAAGCGGGCGCCCGCTACCACGCCGCGGTGCGCGATGCGCTCGACGCCCTCGCCCGCGCCACCGACGCGCTGCATGCCGACGGCCACCGCACGCTCGCGGTCTCGGTGGCGCCAGCCTTCGGCCGTGCCTGGCTGGTCGAACAGCTCACCGCCTATCAGGGCCAGCATCCGCACATCGAGTTCGCGCTATCGACATCGACCCGGCTCGATCCGGTGCAGCGCGGCGAAGTCGATCTCGCGATTCGATTCATCGACGCCGTACCGGCCGGCCTTGACGGCTGGAAACTGTTCGACGAAACGGTCTTCCCGGTATGCCGGCCGGGCCAGGCCGCCGCACTCACGCATCCCGCCGACCTGCTGCACACGCGCCTGCTGCGCCACCCGCTGCTGTCGTGGGCGGCGTGGTTCGCCGCGGCGGGGGTGAGCGCCGCCGAGCCCGCCGAAGGCCCGCGTTTCGACGACGGCGCACTGATGCTCGATGCCTGCGCCGCCGGCCAGGGGGTGGCGCTTGCAACCTCCACCCTCGCAGCCCCCTTGCTCGCGAGTGGCCGGCTGGTACGGCCTTTCCCGACCGAGCTGGCGCAGGGCTGCTATCACCTGATCGCCGCGCCAGCCGCGCGCGAAAA